The Flavobacterium branchiarum genome contains a region encoding:
- the ligA gene encoding NAD-dependent DNA ligase LigA: MNIKDSIQALRDELNAHNYNYYVLDNATISDYDFDIKLKQLQELEKQHPEFFDENSPTQRVGGMITKNFQTVAHEYRMYSLDNSYSKEDLIDWETRIQKVLGNVDLQYTCELKYDGASISITYENGKLKRAVTRGDGFQGDDVTNNIKTIKSIPLQLKGDYPPVFAIRGEIILPFAGFEKMNQDLIEIGETPYSNPRNTASGSLKLQDSAEVAKRPLECLLYFVTGNNLPFKTQFEGLELARKWGFKVPLEAKLANNLQEVFDFIDYWDIHRHELPYETDGVVVKVNSIQHQEELGYTAKSPRWAIAYKFKSERVSTKLNSISYQVGRTGAITPVANLEPVQLAGTIVKRASLHNADQIEKLDIRVNDTVFVEKGGEIIPKIIAVDLTQREADAIPTKYITHCPECDTELVRSEGEANHYCPNFYGCPPQIIGRIQHYISRKAMDIEGLGGETVALLFNNGLVHNYADLYELTVEQILPLERMAQKSAENLVKGVENSKKIPFENVLFALGIRFVGETVAKKLAKHYKNIDALSQATLMDLVLVDEIGERIAKSVIEFFENDENKEIIKRLKGYGVQFEIVEKINPNATTKFEGKTFVVSGVFSKFSRDDIKKTIEDNGGKVGSSISAKTDFVVAGENMGPAKLEKANKLNIPIISEDDFITKLNES, from the coding sequence ATGAATATTAAGGATTCCATACAAGCTTTAAGGGACGAATTAAATGCACATAATTACAATTATTATGTGCTTGATAATGCTACAATATCAGATTATGATTTTGATATAAAATTAAAGCAACTTCAGGAATTAGAGAAACAACATCCAGAGTTTTTTGATGAAAATTCACCAACACAACGTGTAGGAGGTATGATCACAAAAAACTTTCAGACAGTTGCTCATGAATATCGTATGTATTCCCTAGATAATTCCTATTCAAAAGAAGACTTAATAGACTGGGAAACTAGAATTCAAAAAGTATTAGGTAATGTAGATTTACAATATACTTGCGAATTAAAATATGATGGAGCTTCGATAAGTATTACCTATGAAAACGGAAAATTAAAACGAGCAGTTACTCGTGGAGATGGATTTCAAGGTGATGATGTAACAAACAATATCAAAACAATAAAATCGATTCCGTTGCAATTAAAAGGAGATTATCCACCCGTTTTTGCAATTCGAGGAGAAATAATATTACCATTCGCAGGATTCGAAAAAATGAATCAGGATTTAATAGAAATAGGAGAAACCCCTTATTCAAATCCAAGAAATACAGCTTCAGGAAGTTTAAAGCTACAAGATAGTGCCGAGGTAGCAAAAAGACCTTTAGAGTGTTTACTCTATTTTGTAACAGGAAATAATTTGCCATTCAAAACCCAGTTTGAAGGATTAGAATTGGCAAGAAAATGGGGTTTCAAAGTGCCCCTTGAAGCAAAATTGGCAAACAATCTACAAGAAGTATTCGATTTCATAGATTATTGGGACATTCATCGTCATGAGTTACCTTATGAAACAGATGGAGTAGTTGTAAAAGTAAATAGTATACAGCATCAAGAAGAGCTAGGTTATACAGCAAAATCACCTCGTTGGGCAATTGCATATAAATTTAAATCAGAGCGCGTTTCAACTAAATTAAACTCAATCTCTTATCAAGTAGGAAGAACAGGAGCAATTACTCCAGTAGCCAACTTAGAGCCAGTACAATTAGCTGGAACAATTGTAAAACGAGCCTCTTTGCATAATGCAGATCAAATAGAAAAATTAGACATTAGAGTAAACGATACCGTATTTGTAGAAAAAGGAGGAGAAATAATTCCTAAAATAATTGCAGTCGATTTAACACAAAGAGAAGCAGACGCAATACCCACAAAATACATCACGCATTGTCCAGAATGTGATACCGAATTGGTAAGGTCAGAAGGAGAAGCAAATCATTACTGCCCTAATTTTTATGGATGTCCACCACAGATTATTGGTAGAATCCAGCACTATATTTCAAGAAAAGCAATGGATATTGAAGGACTTGGAGGAGAAACAGTCGCTTTACTTTTTAATAATGGTTTAGTACATAATTATGCAGACTTATATGAGCTAACAGTAGAGCAAATTCTACCACTAGAAAGAATGGCGCAAAAGTCAGCAGAAAACCTAGTAAAAGGAGTAGAGAATTCTAAAAAAATCCCATTTGAGAACGTCTTGTTTGCACTTGGAATTCGATTTGTAGGAGAAACTGTTGCTAAAAAATTAGCGAAACATTATAAAAATATAGATGCTTTGAGCCAAGCTACATTAATGGATTTGGTTCTAGTAGATGAAATAGGCGAACGTATTGCGAAAAGCGTTATAGAGTTTTTTGAGAATGACGAGAATAAAGAAATTATTAAACGCTTAAAAGGCTACGGAGTTCAATTTGAGATAGTAGAAAAAATAAACCCTAATGCGACTACTAAATTTGAAGGAAAGACATTTGTTGTCTCAGGAGTGTTTTCTAAATTCTCAAGAGACGACATCAAAAAAACTATTGAAGATAATGGAGGTAAGGTAGGAAGTTCTATTTCTGCTAAAACCGATTTTGTTGTTGCCGGTGAAAACATGGGACCAGCTAAATTAGAAAAAGCAAATAAATTAAATATACCTATAATTTCAGAAGATGATTTTATAACAAAATTAAATGAAAGCTAA
- a CDS encoding PorP/SprF family type IX secretion system membrane protein: MKLSVKFIETYLLIFCGFASFLANAQQDPQYTQYMYNTMVINPAYAGSTGNLEAVLLHRSQWVGIDGAPQTQSLSVQSPLRNEKIGLGFSVVNDKLGPSNELYLDGNFSYSLALGYEKRLAFGLRAGMRMLNIDWTKGRYYDANDALLNSNINNVVKPSIGAGVYYYTDRWYVGASVPSFIRSDYYNDIQEAVNYDQMHYFFMGGYVFDLNRSLKFKPAVLAKVVSGMPISVDLSANFMLQEKVVLGASYRFDDSVSALAGFQISTSLYIGYSYDYTVTKLNKYNDGSHEFILRYQFHKDPRKIKSPRFF, from the coding sequence ATGAAACTAAGTGTAAAATTTATAGAGACCTATCTTTTGATATTTTGCGGTTTTGCTTCCTTCCTAGCAAATGCACAGCAAGATCCGCAATATACGCAGTATATGTATAACACAATGGTAATCAATCCTGCTTATGCTGGTTCTACAGGTAATCTAGAAGCGGTATTGTTGCATCGATCGCAATGGGTAGGAATAGATGGTGCACCACAAACACAATCCCTATCTGTACAATCGCCCTTGAGAAATGAAAAAATAGGATTAGGCTTTAGTGTAGTAAATGATAAGCTAGGGCCATCAAACGAGTTATATTTAGATGGTAATTTTTCTTATTCATTGGCTTTAGGCTATGAAAAAAGGTTAGCATTTGGATTAAGAGCAGGAATGCGAATGCTGAATATAGATTGGACTAAAGGGCGATACTATGATGCTAATGATGCTTTATTAAATAGCAATATTAATAATGTTGTAAAACCATCTATAGGAGCAGGGGTATATTATTACACAGACAGATGGTATGTAGGAGCATCGGTTCCTAGTTTCATAAGAAGTGATTATTACAATGACATACAAGAAGCCGTTAATTATGACCAGATGCATTATTTTTTTATGGGAGGTTACGTATTTGACTTGAATAGAAGTTTGAAGTTCAAACCTGCTGTATTAGCTAAAGTAGTCAGTGGAATGCCAATTTCGGTAGATCTTTCAGCCAATTTTATGCTTCAAGAAAAAGTGGTATTAGGAGCTTCTTATCGTTTTGATGATTCAGTTAGTGCGTTAGCTGGATTCCAAATATCAACAAGCCTTTATATTGGGTATTCGTATGATTATACAGTAACCAAATTGAATAAATACAATGATGGTTCACATGAATTCATATTGCGTTATCAATTTCATAAAGACCCAAGAAAAATTAAATCTCCAAGATTCTTTTAA
- a CDS encoding OmpA family protein — MKKYYILSLLFSFVSVLAQTNLKKADALFRNYSYVDAAKAYEECLENIKKPSVQTLKNAADSYYFTSDNRNALKWYQKVYELQGDNLPDIYYLRYIQSMKGVMDYDNADKITKEYLNKKGDQKEIDKYVYQKKLLDSLSKNKSLYTVQNIAINTNKSDFGTAFYKDKVVFTSARDTTNFDKKLYNWNKQPFLSLFVAERSAVDGNLFNETIFIPNVMTKYHEATVTFSPDWKTMYYTTNILKNNKLVVDESRINNFQIIKGTVEDNKLVKSEKVFFDSDKYSVGHPNLSDDGRLLFFASDMPGGYGETDLYVVRIAVDGTMSSPQNLGPTINTIGNDVFPFYRNGILYFSSDGHYGLGDLDIYESKLLDGLNFSVPRNLGAPINSNKDDFSFIIDSKDNYGYISSNRAQGKGDDDIYYFTKGKPICNQLISGKAINLKTKTGISDTFILVYDVYDTVITETKTDVDGNYTLEVPCSKRVKITANKPNYSGDEKYVETTKENNATIKEVNFYLNNYDDLVVKKEGIEKVDINPIFFEYNKFDINPQAATELDKVVFVMQKFPKIKIKIESHTDSRGKDAYNLKLSDERAKATEDYILSKGIDVSRIVSAIGYGETRLVNKCSNGVKCTEEEHFANRRSDFIITEK, encoded by the coding sequence ATGAAAAAATATTATATACTTAGCTTGCTATTCAGCTTTGTATCTGTTTTAGCACAAACAAATTTAAAAAAGGCCGATGCCTTATTTAGAAATTATTCTTATGTAGATGCTGCAAAAGCATACGAAGAGTGTTTGGAAAATATCAAAAAACCATCAGTTCAAACTTTAAAAAATGCCGCTGATTCCTATTATTTTACTTCAGATAATCGGAATGCTTTAAAGTGGTATCAAAAAGTATATGAATTACAAGGAGATAATTTACCAGATATCTATTATCTAAGGTATATTCAGTCAATGAAAGGAGTTATGGATTATGATAACGCTGATAAAATAACCAAAGAATATTTAAACAAAAAAGGAGACCAAAAGGAAATTGATAAATATGTTTATCAAAAGAAATTATTAGACAGTTTGTCCAAAAACAAATCCCTTTATACTGTGCAAAATATTGCTATTAATACCAATAAGTCTGATTTTGGAACTGCTTTTTATAAAGATAAGGTGGTATTTACATCAGCTAGAGACACAACTAATTTTGATAAAAAGTTATATAATTGGAATAAACAACCCTTCTTGAGCTTATTTGTTGCAGAAAGGAGTGCTGTTGATGGTAATTTGTTTAACGAAACAATTTTCATTCCTAATGTAATGACTAAATATCATGAGGCTACAGTAACATTTAGTCCCGATTGGAAAACAATGTATTATACAACAAACATTCTCAAGAATAATAAATTAGTTGTTGATGAATCTAGAATAAACAATTTTCAAATTATAAAAGGAACTGTAGAAGATAATAAATTAGTTAAAAGTGAAAAGGTATTCTTTGATAGTGATAAATATTCAGTAGGGCACCCAAATCTAAGTGATGATGGTAGATTGTTGTTTTTTGCATCAGATATGCCAGGTGGATATGGAGAGACCGATTTGTATGTAGTACGAATTGCTGTTGATGGCACCATGAGTTCGCCACAAAATTTAGGACCAACAATTAATACAATTGGAAATGATGTTTTTCCTTTTTATAGAAATGGAATACTTTATTTTTCTTCAGATGGACACTATGGGTTAGGTGATTTAGATATATATGAAAGTAAACTCTTGGATGGATTGAATTTCTCCGTTCCTAGAAATTTAGGAGCCCCAATAAACAGTAATAAGGATGATTTTTCATTTATAATCGATTCAAAAGATAATTATGGTTACATATCATCAAATCGTGCACAAGGTAAAGGAGATGATGATATTTATTATTTTACCAAAGGAAAGCCAATTTGTAATCAACTTATTTCAGGAAAAGCAATAAATCTAAAAACTAAAACGGGGATAAGTGATACATTTATTTTAGTGTATGATGTTTATGATACAGTTATAACCGAAACTAAAACGGATGTTGATGGAAATTATACATTAGAAGTACCATGTAGCAAGAGGGTCAAAATAACAGCTAATAAGCCAAATTACAGTGGAGATGAAAAATATGTAGAAACAACAAAAGAAAATAATGCCACTATAAAAGAGGTTAATTTCTATCTAAATAATTATGACGATTTAGTAGTTAAAAAAGAGGGAATAGAAAAAGTAGATATTAATCCTATCTTCTTTGAATACAACAAGTTTGATATTAATCCGCAAGCAGCTACAGAACTAGATAAAGTTGTGTTTGTGATGCAAAAATTCCCTAAGATTAAAATTAAAATTGAGTCACATACGGATTCAAGAGGTAAAGATGCATACAACTTGAAACTCTCAGATGAACGAGCCAAGGCAACAGAAGATTATATCCTTTCAAAAGGAATCGATGTCTCAAGAATTGTTAGTGCAATTGGTTATGGAGAAACAAGATTGGTAAATAAATGTAGCAATGGAGTTAAATGTACTGAAGAAGAGCATTTTGCCAACAGGCGTTCCGATTTTATTATAACAGAGAAATAA